In a genomic window of Sarcophilus harrisii chromosome 4, mSarHar1.11, whole genome shotgun sequence:
- the CD101 gene encoding LOW QUALITY PROTEIN: immunoglobulin superfamily member 2 (The sequence of the model RefSeq protein was modified relative to this genomic sequence to represent the inferred CDS: inserted 1 base in 1 codon), with protein MGPVPVVTTYVLFFLTELSTGQRRVTVQKGPLYRAEGYPVSIACNVTGHQRQSEQTFQWSVYKPDKPEREVQIISTKDPAFTYAFYSLRVQRGDIYIERIQGNSVLLHISKLQTQDAGEYECHTPNTDDRYLGSYSDKVNLTVIPDTLSVTMSPQTIKREEGESLALTCEVSKATAQHTHLSVSWYRLQERGNQSTKIISLSKDFILIPGSSYTERFSAGDVRLDKIGNTAFRLSIGRLQPVDQGQLFCEAVEWIQDPDETWMSITRKQTDKATLIVQPEVRDFQVNISVESSFAIGQPLRLICSVLSKSRQNRRLQVIWYLNATDIGSIDVSGVLSLKKDYEERAKLGQLQVSKMSHNAFTFTLSSMGPQDEGVYRCEIGEVMSTQKDFPRLPRRKQSADINVYLRKPRAKSMELSTENGKRSVWEGEALIFRCKLNGAEYPLSVVWWHIPVNLQQPELIGSLGKDGTVHLGPSYKDRGKSGCIRLEKENMATYQLEIFDSLTTDGGTYECKVTEFQNEAGGLSWSQKTSITVNSLSSGLRVTLHSRQPKVIISDTLALSCIIFSDYSALKVPITVTWQFQPQGALDYQQLVTVAQNGTVEWGNSQEQLQKKIKVSQSSSGSQLLIYEATEEDNGMYRCKVEAYQREGRSTYGPGRKAAAVISHPLGINITLPESQLLVKSDSQVQEISINMEAEIECSILSQTKGRIQMDVTWYYLPFSREASWLKILTTDRDGIVKYGEDLHIVKRKQKFHNEKVSKDLFQLHIQNVDNSDQGTYRCTLKEWLWSTSGSWYKLGEKESGKTELKLKPIGSKLNVMKINHTEDTLEHRDVTINCSLDSLRTTESLFSVIWFFKQEHSAVISLVEMQHDGILKYGKKEHEKKLLCYRSSARDFILKLRSVEMVDNGMYWCKVEEWQLHGSPGQWVSQASDESGHTLLRVLHSEPTFSSRICSSSLLLYFLVIYPFIILLPLLISTFYLHRKAKKVSLQRSKAAKEKALWVDLXGNILNYNGYKSDEKPEEEEENEIN; from the exons atggGGCCTGTCCCAGTTGTGACAACTTAtgttctcttcttcctga CTGAGCTCAGCACTGGTCAGAGAAGAGTAACAGTTCAGAAAGGACCACTGTACCGGGCTGAAGGTTATCCAGTCAGCATCGCATGTAATGTAACTGGCCACCAGAGACAGTCCGAACAGACTTTCCAATGGTCTGTTTACAAACCGGATAAGCCAGAAAGAGAGGTACAAATAATCAGTACTAAAGACCCTGCCTTCACTTATGCCTTCTATAGTCTTCGAGTTCAGCGTGGAGACATCTACATAGAGAGGATCCAAGGAAACTCAGTCTTGCTACATATTTCAAAGCTTCAAACCCAGGATGCTGGCGAGTATGAGTGTCATACCCCCAACACTGATGATAGATACCTTGGGAGTTATAGTGACAAGGTGAACCTAACAG TGATTCCAGATACCCTCTCTGTGACCATGAGTCCTCAGACCatcaaaagagaggaaggagagtcATTAGCACTTACCTGTGAGGTCTCCAAAGCCACAGCTCAACACACCCACCTCTCTGTCTCCTGGTACCGGCTCCAGGAAAGAGGAAACCAATCCACCAAGATCATTTCCCTGTCCAAAGATTTTATCTTGATCCCCGGATCCTCCTACACAGAGAGGTTTTCAGCAGGGGATGTGAGGCTAGACAAAATCGGGAATACAGCCTTCAGGTTGTCCATAGGGAGACTGCAGCCTGTGGATCAAGGCCAGCTATTCTGTGAAGCTGTTGAATGGATTCAGGACCCTGATGAGACATGGATGTCTATCACTCGGAAACAAACAGACAAAGCTACATTGATAGTCCAACCTGAAG TTAGAGATTTTCAAGTTAACATTTCTGTGGAAAGTTCCTTTGCCATAGGGCAACCTCTGCGACTGATCTGCTCTGTGCTTTCAAAGAGTAGACAGAACCGAAGATTGCAGGTGATCTGGTACCTGAATGCCACTGACATTGGCAGTATTGATGTTAGTGGTGTTCTGAGCTTGAAGAAAGACTATGAAGAAAGAGCCAAACTTGGACAGCTCCAGGTGTCAAAGATGAGCCACAATGCCTTCACCTTTACCCTCTCTTCCATGGGTCCTCAGGATGAAGGTGTCTACAGGTGTGAGATAGGGGAGGTGATGAGCACTCAGAAAGATTTTCCAAGGCTACCTCGAAGGAAGCAATCTGCAGACATCAATGTATACCTCAGAAAGCCAAGAG CAAAAAGTATGGAACTATCCACGGAGAATGGAAAGAGATCTGTGTGGGAGGGAGAAGCCCTCATTTTTCGCTGTAAGTTGAATGGAGCAGAATATCCTCTGTCCGTTGTTTGGTGGCATATTCCAGTCAACCTGCAGCAGCCAGAGCTCATAGGTAGCCTGGGAAAAGATGGCACTGTGCATCTGGGCCCTTCCTATAAAGACCGTGGCAAATCTGGCTGTAtcagattggaaaaagaaaacatggccACATACCAACTGGAGATCTTCGACAGCTTAACAACAGATGGAGGGACTTATGAATGCAAAGTAACAGAGTTTCAGAATGAGGCTGGAGGTTTGAGCTGGTCTCAGAAGACTTCCATCACAGTGAACTCTTTAA GTTCGGGTTTACGTGTGACTCTGCACAGCCGTCAGCCCAAGGTCATAATAAGCGACACCTTGGCTTTGTCCTGCATCATTTTTTCTGACTACTCAGCCCTGAAGGTGCCAATAACAGTAACCTGGCAATTCCAGCCCCAGGGAGCGTTAGATTATCAGCAACTGGTCACAGTTGCTCAGAATGGAACCGTTGAATGGGGCAACTCCCAAGAGCAATTGCAGAAGAAAATCAAAGTTTCACAGTCTTCCTCGGGTTCTCAACTCCTAATCTATGAAGCCACAGAAGAAGATAACGGAATGTACCGGTGCAAAGTGGAAGCCTATCAGAGAGAGGGACGATCTACCTATGGCCCAGGCAGGAAAGCAGCAGCAGTCATTTCCCATCCACTGGGGATAAATATTACGCTGCCAG AGAGTCAACTGCTGGTGAAATCAGACAGTCAAGTGCAAGAGATCTCCATCAACATGGAAGCTGAAATAGAATGTAGCATCTTATCGCAAACTAAGGGAAGGATTCAGATGGATGTCACTTGGTATTACCTCCCCTTTTCTCGAGAAGCATCATGGCTAAAGATCCTAACTACTGATCGAGATGGCATTGTCAAATATGGAGAAGATCTTCACATTGtaaagaggaaacagaaatttCACAATGAGAAGGTTTCAAAGGACCTATTTCAACTCCACATTCAGAATGTAGATAATAGTGACCAGGGGACATATCGATGCACTTTGAAGGAATGGTTATGGTCCACAAGTGGCTCTTGGTATAAACTTGGGgaaaaggaatcaggaaagacagAATTAAAACTCAAGCCTATAG GAAGTAAGCTAAATGTCATGAAAATAAATCACACTGAGGATACTCTTGAGCACAGAGATGTAACCATCAACTGCAGTTTGGACAGCCTCCGAACAACGGAGTCCCTTTTCTCTGTAATTTGGTTCTTTAAACAAGAGCATTCTGCAGTTATAAGTCTAGTGGAAATGCAACATGATGGCATCCTAAAGTATGGGAAGAAAGAACATGAGAAAAAGCTGCTTTGCTACCGCTCCTCTGCTAGAGATTTCATCCTGAAACTTCGAAGTGTGGAGATGGTGGATAATGGGATGTACTGGTGCAAGGTGGAGGAATGGCAACTCCACGGAAGTCCCGGCCAGTGGGTCAGCCAGGCATCTGACGAGTCGGGACATACGCTGCTCAGAGTGCTTCATTCAG